The DNA region ATTGACGTGATGATCGATATGATGAAGAAGCAAGAGAAAGATGGAGATGCTTTCAAGTTCACCACTGATCATCTCAAAGGGATGATCTCGGTACGTAAACCTaaaatataatagtattttCTTCAAGTTGTATATCTATTCCGAAGTGGTTAAAGATCTTGCAACCATACCAttagtgtttttggttttatgtcaCAGGACATATTTCTAGCGGGAGTAGGCGCAAGCGCTGCCACAGCGGTATGGGCAATGACCNTTACATCCCAGGCATCGTCGGAACCTCTCCGACAAATACGGACCAGTGGTGCTTCTCCAATACGGATTCGTCCCCGTGGTGGTGATCTCTTCGAAAGAAGCAGCAGAGGAAGTTCTAAAAATCCACGATCTTGAGTGTTGTAGTCGACCAGAGACGGCCGGGACCAGAGCAGCTTTTTACAACTTTAAAGACGTCGGATTCGCACCTTACGGTGAAGAGTGGAGAGTGATGCGGAAGCTCTCGGTGGTCGAACTCTTCAGCTTGAAAAAACTTCAATCTTTTAGGTCTATCAGAGAGGAAGAGAACGACTTGTGTGTCAAGAAACTCTCTGAGTTTGCTACGAGACGATCTCCGGTGAATCTTGAGAAAACCCTTTTCACTTTGATCGGGAATATAGTGTGTAGGATCGGGTTCGGGATCAATCTCTATGAGTGTGACTTCGTTGATGAAGATAGGATCGTTGATCTTGTGCACAAGTCTGATGAGGTCATAGGAGATTCTCTGTTCTCTGATTTCTTTCCCGGAAGAATCGGTAGGCTCATCGACCGGATCTCCGGTCAGAACAAGAGGTTGAACAATCTTTTTTCGGAACTAGACACTTTCTTTCAGAATATTCTCGATCATCATCTCAAGCCTGGAAGAGAGAGGTCATATATTATTGACGTGATGATCGATATGATGAAGAAGCAAGAGAAAGATGGAGATGCTTTCAAGTTCACCACTGATCATCTCAAAGGGATGATCTCGGTACGTAAACCTaaaatataatagtattttCTTCAAGTTGTATATCTATTCCGAAGTGGTTAAAGATCTTGCAACCATACCAttagtgtttttggttttatgtcaCAGGACATATTTCTAGCGGGAGTAGGCGCAAGCGCTGCCACAGCGGTATGGGCAATGACCGAGCTGATCAGAAACCCGAAAGTGATGAAAAAAGTGCAAGACGAGATTCGGACAACACTTGGGGACAAGAAGGAGAGAATCACAGAAGAAGATCTAAACCAACTCCACTACTTTAAGCTCATGGTCAGGGAGGTATTCAGGTTACATCCATCAGCTCCACTCTTGCTTCCAAGAGAGACATTGTCTCATGTCAAGATCCAAGGCTACGACATTCCTGCGAAAACACAGATCATTATCAATGCTTATGCGATTGCTCGTGATCCAAAACTATGGGAGAACCCAGATGAGTTTAACCCTGACAGATTTCTTGACAGTTCTATAGATTATAAAGGACTAAACTTTGAGCTCATACCGTTTGGATCTGGTAGGAGAATATGTCCCGGGATGACAATGGGAATCATGCTTGTTGAGTTGGCATTGTTGAATTTGCTTTACTTCTTCGATTGGGGATTGCGGGAGATGGATGAAGCCAACAAGATCGTCACCGGAAATGAAGATGTTCTCAACTTCGTTCAAGTTCTTCAccactgaatatatatatataaatatatatatatatgtacactaGAGATTcaatgataataaaataatggtcactttgttcttctccactgaatatatctatatatatatttttaaagtacattttgTATTCTACCTTTAAAGTTTagcttatttaaaaacttatttacataattaatctctaaaaaaatgcataaaaaaataataagtaaaatatgaaaatcagaatcgattattttcataatatacaaaaatcgaaaaaatcaattattttccaaaaatatctcTACTAAATTGATTTCTATTTCTAAAACCAATTTCGGTTTATACTTACAAAATCTTTACATTTAACAATATATTACTAAAATATCTCTAGAATACCTTTTTTGTCTtccttaaaaattaaaatatctcaattttttcttaaaaaaatgaaacaatctaatattttacataatcgatttcaaatttattaattttttataatttttctttacttaaagcaaatagaattccaaatgaaattataatttttatttacgtAAAGCAAATTCcaaatgaaaattataatttttatatacttaaaaCAAATAGAATAACATATATCtcaatatcttattatataaaattgggtTTCCGAAATTAGCCATTAACAGGATCATGATACGTGTCAAGTATACTgataagatgttgacatgtgtaaaaaattattatttttcaaaacagttaattaagataataacattaaatatatataaaatttatatgtttatatctaaaaagaaatttcctaaaattaacaaaactaatatatttttcattgtatgctaattatattgtacgtgttttctcaattagattttgacatgtataaacaaaaaaataattcattaaacatgtatattattattaatcaataaatagggaattataaatctaaaagaaataacataagtcatgtcaaaagaattattatttttgaaacgtaatagggcagctaattaagaaaataaatgattatatctacataaatttacatatttatatcaatAGCCTAGATATctacataaatttacatatttatatcgATAGCCTAGTTATctacataaatttacatatttatatcgATAGCCTAGATCTTTCATTTTTGCTGATATAATTTTGCGGATCTATtgtgggtctttgattcgtgcaggttcttcaatggaagctatcatatgcaatgaaatgtaatcaaattatataaaacccgctaaattaatcgaggatggagacactgatgggGGTTCCAAAAGTGAATCTACAGTTAGTAGCGTTATAAGTTTCGAAGATTAGTCGATGATTGAtgttgaaacgacctgacccgttttttttaaataataaataataataataataactacaactagtggtcccatacccactagccacctaaccacaatcataaccaacaacggaataaccaataccaataaaaaTCCAATAGATAATAtgacaataatccaataaccaatcatcagaaaacatgaaaaccagcaacctagcaatgtttctaatgacccaactctagcaacctagcaatgccagacaacatccaatcgagtctttagaacatcctcctcttcattgccttgattctacgatcacactttgtctttacctgcatcacaaacgcaaattgcaatgcatgagtattttataaacactcagtaaggcaatcctcccatctactaggctatacacacaagcaatagagatactctaaccatcaaacaacaaccaataatCAAAccagactctgcatcgaccgacacaaagcttgcatcgaccgacaccaaccggGAACAACATTGACCGACACAtggtatgcatcggtcgacacaaggttcacttgcatcgaccgatgcttccacttgcatcgaccgacatatgctcgacatcacgcggaaaccctaatcgcatcgaccAACGCCTCCActtggcatcgaccgatgctcatagGTCAAttcgcgccgtcctcgcactagcatcgaccgatgcacatgccgagcatcgttttccccgaagcttctcgccggatcttcgttcctgcaaccacaagacttAATCCCAAGCCATAAGAAAGCTTCCTGACACCTCAAATAACactctaacaagcctaacaacacatacacaaacagatcagaggaatctccagcttagataagccatggtcatgcacttacctttgccataGAAGAAATCtgacccaaacacaggaagaaaacgctTTTAAGAAGCTCCTAcgacgatcccagctacagatctctacagataCAGTttccaactccaagaaatcaccaaaaacactcaagaacaccaagaactcttctctctctctttcgtttgtctcaaaagcggccaaagtcgtctaatgagacaaaagaaacgatttaagggttttccttttccttttgccaaaaacgcagcgtttaacttaagtaaAAACACAGAagctgaacctgcatcgaccgatgctcctccagcatcgaccgatgcacatcccaaaccgggattttggttcacggatgttacatatgtttctggtcaaaatctagagttttctcttctggataatgtcaatgattccGGTACTGAAATCAAAGCtacttgatcgagtaattgagaagcgattttgaaatttggaaagTTAAAACGGTTAaccgttttaaaatttgttttaaacgGATTTATGGGGTTATTTTATCGGAGTTGATTCATAAACCGTCTAAACCcagatatatagagaaatatatgagaacttttgattcaggaagaaataagttgagaacttacgattcgagaatatttgagacgaggtcatagttctaagtagttttggtacaatgcgATACTTATGCGGAGTAAACAGGTCATCAATcctttaacgtgattatgacatatgtcatgttttggattgtttataaagtttttattttgtatatctgaattatctaagacttatatataccatcatgattataattttcaatttttttatattatgttatatgaactttctttcaatttctcaataaaatttttttattggattggtaataaaatcattgtactcgagtagataattttcaccagttgttcattcaaaatatctttggagtaaaaaaatgcatggttaaaaaaattatgtcacaaaacaattttagtaattataagaactataattatgccaaaatgaaagtaaagcaacataaaatttgtttaaattgttttaaagacattttataggtggtgataaagagcatactttaacaataaaataattttgggtggaTGGTTTCTTTGGTGAAGTGGGGTTGATCTGACAGAGAATTATCTGGAA from Camelina sativa cultivar DH55 chromosome 3, Cs, whole genome shotgun sequence includes:
- the LOC104777885 gene encoding cytochrome P450 71B28-like isoform X1; the protein is MSLFLCFLCLLPLILIFLNIFKSSKWKLPPGPKTLPIIGNLHQRRELHPRHRRNLSDKYGPVVLLQYGFVPVVVISSKEAAEEVLKIHDLECCSRPETAGTRAAFYNFKDVGFAPYGEEWRVMRKLSVVELFSLKKLQSFRSIREEENDLCVKKLSEFATRRSPVNLEKTLFTLIGNIVCRIGFGINLYECDFVDEDRIVDLVHKSDEVIGDSLFSDFFPGRIGRLIDRISGQNKRLNNLFSELDTFFQNILDHHLKPGRERSYIIDVMIDMMKKQEKDGDAFKFTTDHLKGMISDIFLAGVGASAATAVWAMTELIRNPKVMKKVQDEIRTTLGDKKERITEEDLNQLHYFKLMVREVFRLHPSAPLLLPRETLSHVKIQGYDIPAKTQIIINAYAIARDPKLWENPDEFNPDRFLDSSIDYKGLNFELIPFGSGRRICPGMTMGIMLVELALLNLLYFFDWGLREMDEANKIVTGNEDVLNFVQVLHH